GCCCGTGCGGACGACACGGCGCTGTATCAGAAAAAACTTCTGCCCGATGCCGAACGCGCCGCTTACATTTTGCGCGCCACGCTCGCGCGTCTGCGCCGCTCGCTCGACCGCCTGGCTCCGCGCCCCGGCCGCAAATCCATGTGGTCCGACTATCTGGCCACTGCCACGCACTATAGTCGCGAGCAGTTCGCCGCCAAGGAAGCGTTCGTCGCCTCCGCCCTGAGCGAGCTGAAGCCGCGCCGCGTTCTCGACGTGGGCGCCAACACCGGCTACTTCACCCGCATCGCCGCACGCGCCGGTGCAGGTGTGGTGGCCATTGATTACGACGCCGTGGCCGTTGGCGAGATCTGGCGCGGGGCGCGCGCCGAGCAGCTCGACGTCCTGCCGCTGGTCGTCAACCTGGCCCGTCCCACGCCCGCCACCGGCTGGCGCAACCGCGAGTGCCCCGCGTTTCTGGAGCGCGCCCAGGGCGCTTTCGACCTGGTGATGATGCTGGCGGTCGTCCACCACATGCTGGTCACCGAGCGCGTGCCGCTGGCCGAGATCGTGGACCTCATCGCCGCGCTCACCTGCGACGCCGTCGTGGTCGAGTATGTCTCCACCGACGACCCCATGTTCCGCCGCATTGTGCGCGGCCGCGAGGCGCTGCACCGCGACTTGACGCCCGAGAGCTTCGAATCCGCCTGGCGGCAGCGCTTCGAGATCGTCCGTAGTCTGCGTCCTGAAGGCGCCACCCGCGCCCTCTACCTTCTGCGTCGGAGAGACGGCGCCCGATGATGCGCCGCGATGCGCTCATCGCCCTCTCTCTCGCCAACGTGTGTTTCTTTCGCGTGTGGCGCGAACTGCTGGATGGCAAGCTGGCCTATTACAGCCGCACCTCACCCGCACCGCATCTGATGGCAGTGCTGCTGGACGTGCTGCTTGTGGGCGCGATTTTCTTCAGCGGAGCGACGCTTGTCCGGAGCATCGGCAAACCCGCCGTCACCCACGCTGCGCGGTTTCTGTTCCTGTTGCTGGTCGTCGCCAATCTGCGCTTCGGACAACTCGCGCTCGTATTCCGCGAGCGCTTCGGCTGGCCCGGAATCGCGCTGTGGTTCGTGTTGCTGGCGCTCATTCTGCTGGCCGTCCGGCGTTGGCAAAGACCTCTCGCCCGCGTCGCATCGGTTCTTCTTCTGATCGCTTCGCCCTTCGTCCTGGTGACCGGTACGCAGGGCGTGTGGCTGCTCTACCAACTCCAGCGGATGGACTTCGCAAATGCTCCCGCCATCCAGCCGCCTTCACCCGCTGACCCGGCTCGCCCACCGCGCGTGCTGTGGCTGGTGCTCGACGAGATGGATCAGCGCCTGGCCTTCGCCGAGCGCCCACCCTCGTTGCCCCTGCCGCAGTTCGACCGCCTGCGCAGCCAGGCGCTCTACGCGCCCAATGCCTACCCGCCCGGTCGCATGACCGAGCTCTCCATGCCCGCGCTTTTCACCGGCAAGCTGGTGGCGCGAACCGAACCCCGCGGTTCTGATGAGTTGTTGCTCTGGTTCGGCGACGAAAAAGGCAACGTCGCAGACCAGCCACGCCCCTGGACCGCCGAGCCGGGTATTTTCGCGCGAGCTCGCAACACCGCCCTCATCGGCTGGTACCACCCGTATTGCCGCGTGCTGCGCGGTCTGTCGCAGTGCGCCTGGCAGGACGGGCCTCTGCTGTTGGGCGCGGTGCGCCGTGACGCCTCCGTCGCCCAAACCATGTGGGACCAGGCCGAGTCCACGCTCGACACCTGGTTCGGCCTCGCCCGCTGGCGTCTGCTGCCGGCTCGCCTGCGCCGCGAGCGCCAAGAAGACATCCGCGACTACCAGGCGCTGTTCGACGCAGGGAAGAAGGCCGCCATTGACCCCGCGCTCGATTTCCTGGTGATTCACCTGCCGGTGCCGCATCCCATCGGCTTCTACGATCGCGCTCGCGGTGAATTCCGCCTCGATGGCGCGCCCGGCTATCTCGATAACTTGGTACTCGCCGACCGCACTCTCGGCGAACTGCGCGCCGCCATGGAGCAGGCCGGCCTGTGGGAGCGCACCACCGTCATCGTCACCTCCGACCACTGGTGGCGCGCCGACTTCTGGCGCCGGCAGCCCGGCTGGACCGCCGAGGACGAAGCCGCCCACGCCGGCCGCCTCGAC
This DNA window, taken from Terriglobales bacterium, encodes the following:
- a CDS encoding sulfatase-like hydrolase/transferase, which encodes MMRRDALIALSLANVCFFRVWRELLDGKLAYYSRTSPAPHLMAVLLDVLLVGAIFFSGATLVRSIGKPAVTHAARFLFLLLVVANLRFGQLALVFRERFGWPGIALWFVLLALILLAVRRWQRPLARVASVLLLIASPFVLVTGTQGVWLLYQLQRMDFANAPAIQPPSPADPARPPRVLWLVLDEMDQRLAFAERPPSLPLPQFDRLRSQALYAPNAYPPGRMTELSMPALFTGKLVARTEPRGSDELLLWFGDEKGNVADQPRPWTAEPGIFARARNTALIGWYHPYCRVLRGLSQCAWQDGPLLLGAVRRDASVAQTMWDQAESTLDTWFGLARWRLLPARLRRERQEDIRDYQALFDAGKKAAIDPALDFLVIHLPVPHPIGFYDRARGEFRLDGAPGYLDNLVLADRTLGELRAAMEQAGLWERTTVIVTSDHWWRADFWRRQPGWTAEDEAAHAGRLDHRVPLLVRFPFQSSPLVFAKPVNTVLLHDLTLAILSGELRDAPAAARWLETRATFGESPYNTRK
- a CDS encoding methyltransferase domain-containing protein — protein: MDPVATRASFRDPAGRLFRIDGRILRLVQPDARADLEAFLASAVARRLAGEGRLVHTEVVDRNAALALLNRDSDAAALLAAHPDALVVEHEAIEFPSYPYEWPPEMLHEAGRLTLDLAQALLADGLGLKDGTPFNVLFRGLGPVFVDVLSVERREPGDPTWLPYAQFARTFLLPLLANTRFGLALDEVFLGRRDGLEPEEVYRLCGPLARLLPPVFGLVTAPVWLGARARADDTALYQKKLLPDAERAAYILRATLARLRRSLDRLAPRPGRKSMWSDYLATATHYSREQFAAKEAFVASALSELKPRRVLDVGANTGYFTRIAARAGAGVVAIDYDAVAVGEIWRGARAEQLDVLPLVVNLARPTPATGWRNRECPAFLERAQGAFDLVMMLAVVHHMLVTERVPLAEIVDLIAALTCDAVVVEYVSTDDPMFRRIVRGREALHRDLTPESFESAWRQRFEIVRSLRPEGATRALYLLRRRDGAR